In candidate division WOR-3 bacterium, the DNA window ATTTCACACTTTTCGGTGCTTGACAACATCCCTCGATCCATAATTTTATCGCTGATTTTTGCCCTTTTTTGCGCGGTTTCATCACTGTTTTCAAAAGAAATCGAGCTTTCACTGACCCAGACTTCTTATGTGTTTTCCTGGTCCGCGGCTTTTTTGTGCGGGTTCATTTTCAGGAAGAAAAGAAAAGTTATATTGTCAATTTTAATCTTCTCTGCAACAGCCGTTTTGGCCTATTCGGCTTGGCAGTATTTCGTTATTTTCCCCGCAATGAAGGAGTTTTTCGCTGCAAACCAGAATTCTTTGACAAAAGCCGCTTCCGTCATTTCTTACGGCAGAGTTTTTTCCTCTTTCAGGTATCCCAACTCTTTCGCGGGTTTTATCTTGCTCGTATCCGGTCCTATTTGGGTTATGATTGAAAAATCAGGCAAAACACTGAAGATTTTGCTAAGCGCGGTATGGTTCTCTCTTGTTTTTTTTCTCTACCTTACTTCTTCAAGACTCGCTCTCGCCGTAGGTTTTTTCGCGACCCTTGGAGCTCTTTTTTATTTTTACAAAAAAGACAAAAGGATGTTGTTCTTCATTCTGATACCAGCTTGTATAGCCATTTTCGCCGCCGGAATAACGAACAAATCAAGGACTGTACTTCCAACGACTGAAGTCCACGATAGAATAGCGACAATGGGGACGGACGCGAGTTCGAAAATATCGACTTTCAGAGGTTCCGTCATGATGACCCTTGACAACCCCGTTTTCGGAACCGGTCCAGGAACTTTCAAAAGAAACTACCCCCGTTACAGGCCTGAAGGCCAAAGCGACGTACCTTCTTCAGCTCACAATATTGTCCTCGATTTATCAGCCACAGCGGGTATCATACCGTCGGCATTATTCACTTTTGTTCTAATCATGATTCTTTTGGAGTCATTTTCTACCCCTCTTCTTTTTATTTCTTTTCTCGCTCTTGTGGTTCATTCTCTCGGAGACTGGGACTTTGAAAACATTGGATTGACGCTCGTGTTTTTCTCTTTGGCGGGAGCTTATTCAAAGCCGGTTCAGCTTCGCAATAGTCGTTTTTTCAGACTCGCCTTTCTCGCGCTCTCCATTCCTGCCCTTTTCTTTTCAGTTAGGTCAGGATGGGCGGGTTTTTTCTATGAAAAGGCTCATTTCTATTTTTCATTTGGAGAGCCCGATTCAGCTCTCCTATACAGCAGAAAAGCCATAGATATAAATCCTTTCAGAACCGACTACTATTTTCTCGGAGCTCTCTCCTCAAGGGATTTGCCACGCGCCGAAAATCTTTTTATCGAGGCCGCAAAGCGTTCGCCCAATTGGTTTGAACCATATTACCACCTCGGAATGATAAGCCTTTCAGAGAAAGATACATCATCAGCTTTCGAATACTTTCTAAAGGCGAATCTGCTTTTTCCGTCTTCAAAAGAAATAAAAACCATTCTGGATTCTACAGGGCGACATCTTCAAGACACATGAACAATTGGATTAAATTTCACCCTTCTATTCTGTATAATAGACATGATGACATCCCGTAATTCACGTGTACTCGTCGCGATATTAAAAAACATAGAGGACTTGGATATAGCCAAAAATCTTCACTGGTACAGGATACCGGTGGAAAGCGCTGAAAAGTGGCTTTCCCGTCACTGGCCTCCGTATTGGCTCGCTTTTTATCAGCCAAAAATTTTCAAAGGGCAGGAATTTTCGGTTAGGTACTACGCTAAAGTCCTTAGAATCGAAAGAGCTAAGAGATGGCAGCTTTTCCCGCAAAAACGAGTGTTGGTGAATTCAGAAAAAGAGTATGACCAAATCAGGGTTTCAAAACTTTTGGAACTTGAAAGACCGATCATTAGTTTGAGGAAAAGAAGAATAATTTTCATCAACACAACTTATTTCAAGCTTCTCAACGCTTTGGAAATCAACGATTTGTATAGAGGCAGCGAAATAGAGGAGGCACTTTGGCGAAGATTGAAAAATTCCGGAATAACTGCAGAAAGACAGGAACTGATCAAGGTCGGCAAAAAGAACTATTTTCTCGACTTCGCCATTTACTGCAGAAATGGAAAGATTGACGTCGAAGCCGACGGCGACTTTTGGCATCACAATTCAAAAAAAGCCCGAAACGACAACGAAAGGAACAACGATCTTTCTTCTTCTGGATGGCATGTTCTGCGCTTCACCTCCGAGCAAATTTTCAAAGAGAACGGCATAAAATGCGTAGAAAAAATCGGACAAACCATGGAATTTTTAGGGGAAAAAAATGTGCTTAAGAAACCCGCGAGACCAACGATTACAAAAAAACTGGAAAGGGGGAAGTGAAATTGAAAAGAACTCTCTGTTTATTAACTGCTGTGCCGCTGTTTTTCGCCGCCTTCTGCAGCAAAAACACCCAAGCCAGGGCAGATACTTCCGCGTCTGACAGCTCTGTGGAAGCTACTGTCCCAGAAGAGCAAATGTCGCCAGGAAAATTAGGCGATAGCATCGGAATTGTTTATTTAAAAGCTATTGAAGACGTAACGCTTATGATAGAGGGAAAACCGAACCCCGGCCAAATCAGACCCGACGTCGAGGAGCTGAAGGAAAAGTACATCCAGATTCTCGTCTCGCTTGGGAATCTTCGAGAAGCTTTCGACGAATCAGACAGAAAACTGGTAGATCAGGCGATAGTGTTGAAGTTGAACTCTTTGGCAAACGTCGACTGGTATGAAACATACACTCAATGCCTGCAATCGTACACTTCTGACCATGATTTCTATGACCTCTTGCTGAGTTTCAACATAATAGGCCAGTACGCGAATTACGATCTTCTGAAAAAACAGGAACCAGAGGAAGCGCTTAGGCTGGGTATAGAGTAAAACCACCCCAGTGTTTTTTGTTTAAGGGGAACGGGGAATTTGCAGGTATAAAAGCGATTTTTAGATCAGCCTTTTTTTTCGTTCAAAAGTTTTTTGTATTCATCAAGCGCTTTTCTTCCGGTCTCATTTATCGAATAAACACCTCTGCCCTTTCTGTCAAACCAACCGTAAAAATTGTTGTACAATACGCTCCGGGTATTTTTGGCGCAACCCAGCTCAACGAGTTTACAGGGCTGAGACACCCCGAATTCTTCGAGAAAAGACGCTATTTTTAGCGCTTCGAGCCTGTACACCGTGTATTTTTTTGCCCTGCCTGAACTGCCCGAGACGTTGAGTTCCGCACTTCTGTTGTCGATCTCTTTTATCAAGTCAAACAATTTCTTTTTCGATTTCCTTCCCTTGTAAGGTGCCGGGTGCAACAGGATTTCGACCTTCGCGCCTTTCTCTGCCAAAAACACCGCTATAAACCCCAATTCAAGCCTTCTCAACAGCTTTTTGACTTTTCTGAAACGGTGATCCCACTTTGAGCCTGATTCGAGTCCAACAGCAAGATATACCGATTCCGTGATCTCTTTGCGCCTTATACCCTGGACTAAAAGAGAGACGGACAGCTTCGTCTTCGTCTCGATTATGACGACTTCATCTCCTTTTCTTGCGACGATATCACAGTCAGTCACTTCAGAGCTGACAGAATACCCTCTTTTTTCAAGAAAATTTTTCAGAGGTCTGTAGAGTTCCGTCTCTCTCATTTCACACAAAAAACCATATTTTCAGTCCTAAATCCACATCCAATATTTTATATGTACAAAAACCGTAGCTTACCATGCGACGATTTTCTGAGGACCGTCCCCTATTGCCCACCTCCCTACAATGGAGTCACCCTTTAACTGCACGACGCTGTCGGCTCCGAAAGACGCTACAAAGACGCTCCCATTCCAGTATTCTACGTCCATGACGCCTTCGGGGACAAGTATGGGGTTTGACTGTCCTCTCAAAATTTCACCGCTTGAGCGGTAGAGAAATACGTTTCCATGCCCGCTCCAGCCACCCGCGGCGACATAGACGCTGTCTCCGCCAGCAGAACTGAGCGCTCCCGGAGTACCTTCGATCAAAAAACTGTCTTGGACTGTCAAACTCAGAGGGTCAATGACGTATATTCTACCGTTGGCGGTCACTCCCCAGTCACCTGTGCAGGCAACGTGTATTTCACCGCCTACCCGGGCGAGGTACTGCGGGTTTTTCCCGACCATTATGCTGTCTGTCACCGAGTCCGTTGTCGTGCTTACCACGTAGACATATCCCTGTCCGAAACTATAGTTCGTGTTGTCGAAAGCGGTGCAGGCGACAAAAGCGCGTTGCCCCGAGACAAGAACGCCTTCCGGAGATTTTCCTACCGTAATTCTTTTTTTCACCTCAAAAGGATTTGAGGAGACCACGATCAATTCATTCGACATGAAGCATGAGACGTAAGCCTTGGAACCTTCGCAGTCAATAGAAAATGGGTTGACAGTGGAACCTAAATTCACCGAACCATCGTGGATTATTCCGGCGCTTCCCTTTGAGTATCTGTCCAGCGTCGATGATGTTGAATTGACGACGTAGAGGTATCCTCCCATTGTGTCTGCGTCGTTCGGTACCTGACCGGTTCCGGCCGCGTTAGCTACCACGCTCCAATCCGAAGTTTTTATGAGTGAAACTGTTTCTGCCAGGTTGTTTATTACGGCAAGATAAGTTTCTGTCGGCTGTGTTCCAGGTCCGGTGGGGTCGCTCGTTGATTTCGAGCAGGAAAACGCCCCCAGGGCTAAAACCGCCAATAAAATAATCTTCTTCACCATGTCACACTCACCTCCGTTTTGATTGTCCTGCCCTCGACGGGCATCTGCTCGACGATGTAATACCTCTCGTCGAATATGTTTTCTAAATGCAGTGAAAAACTTAAAACCATTTTTTTTAAATCTATCAAACGTGTAACGTAAATATTCGTTACCCTGTAAGGTTCGAGCGAAGTTCTGGATAAACCGTACGGATCGGTGTTCGCCTCCCTCGTATAGCGCCTTGCGATTTGTCTGAACTCAACTTCAGAAAAAAAGTTTTCCGATTTAAAACCAAAAGCGGCTGAAAACCTGTAGACCGGACGGTAGGTGAGATAGTTTCCGCAGTTTATATCTTTGTCAGTTCTGTTTTTGACGCTCTGCAGAGAAATTCCCGAAGTCAAAAACACTTGCCTGTTAAAATCGAGCCTCGCGTAAAAATCGCAACCCAAACCATCCGCTTTTCCAAGGTTTTGAGGCTGATATTGGCCTTTGAAATTCCTTCTCCAGACTATCATGTCTTCGAGAATGCTATAAAAAGCTCTGGCGGAAAACAAAAAGTTCTGTCCTTTTTTCAAATCAAAATCCAAGTTCAACGTATGGGATTTTTCTGGTTCCAAATATGGGTTCCCAGCGGAATATGCGCTCTCGACGGTGTGAGTCTGGGAAAAATTCGGAAAATAGGCGTTGTGGGAAAACCCTATACCTCCTGACGCGAAAACGGCTCCTGGCTTTGAGAAAACATTCAAGAAAGAAGAATACGTCATCAAGAAATCTTCTTCAGATTCATTTGACGTAAAAACAGGCATTGCTTCAAGTTCAAGCCTCATTCTCGATTCGCCTATAAAATCTGTGAAAACAGCTTTTGCGGATATCGAATGATCGTATCTCTTCGCGTAAACCCGAGGCATTGATTCTCTTAGCAAATCCTCGAAAAAATAGTCCTGCCTCTTGAACATTCCGCTGAACACTATCTCCAATTTGCTTTCGAATTTTCTGGAAAGTGACAGGGAAAGTTCTGTCGAGTTGCTGCCTGTCTTTGAATTTTCCGGAAAAAAATATCCGCTGTCGCTCTGTCCGGGAATCGCCTGTCTTTGGGGACAGAGGTATTGCCTTGAATTCATACCGTGAGAGACCATGGCAACGTAAGAAATATTTCCAAGAGATCCGGTAAGACTCGCCCAAGCCGTGAGGTTTAATTCTGAAAGTCTTGAAAGGGTCATCACGGATCCGTCGGCTTGACCGGGCACACCCCTTTTCCTCCAATTGCTTAACAAAGATATCTCCAACGGAGTTCCGTCTCCTAAAAACAGCTTTACAGCAGAGCCAATTTTTCTCGAATCGTTGTTTTCAACCGCGCCTCCAGGATAACCTTCCGCCGGGTAGCCTCCGTTATAGGACTCGCATGAAAAATCCAAAGAGAGATATCTTTCTTTGAGAAATACATGGGGTAGCGCGTGAATCTGAAGAGAATAGAAATCGAAAGAACCTGCCGAGGTCCTGACTTTATTCTCTTCAGAGTTCGGCTTTTTCAAAAAAATATGCAGCTGACCGCCGGGGTCAGAACCCGCTCCCGGGTTTTTGATAATCACTATTTTTTCGACTGATGAAATGGGGATTGAAGAAACATCGAAATTCCCTGAAGAAGGGTCGTTTATTCTGATTCCGTCGATGTATATCCCAACCCTTCCGGCGGAGGGTCCGCTGAGGTACACGTTCGCATAATCTCCGGGATTCTGTCCCGTTACCGTCACTCCGACTATATCTTCAATCGCTTCCGAAACATTCAGGCTTCCCGACCTTTCCAGCTCTTCCCTTCCTATCACTATGCCGCCGTGATATTCGTCCGGACTGCCGAAAACCGTCATACCGGAGAACTCTATGGGCTCGCAATCCATGAAGATGAAAAGATTCTTAGCCTCGGTCTGCTCGATGGAAATCGTAATTTCAAGGCTCTTGTATCCGAGTCTCTGAAAACGGAGGGAATGAACTCCCGACTGTACATTTTGGGCTGAAAATTCACCGTCTGCACCAGTCAGGCATACAAGATCACCGTCGAGAAAAACCGTCGCCGCGTTCAAGGGAGTGAAATCGGCTGCGTCTTTCACCACTCCATGAACCAAAGCGCCTTCAGCTGAAAGCCTGACGATTGCCGCAAACAAGAAACCTAAAAAAATAAACCCCTCCAGTTCATGGAGAGGTCATGCACAAGCTTTTGTGCCCGCACACGAACCCCCCGTCGTCGCGAATTCAAATTCTTTCGGCGCCAGGTCTTCTGACTCTCGCATCTTCCTCTGGCGAACCTTCCCGGATTGCCCAGTGGTTTTTTCGCCTTCGTCCGCGATCACAGCGGCGGGGACTGTCTCCGTTTATCGGAACTTCCCTTGTCGCCGAAGAATTTTTAAGGCAAAATTAAAACATTTGTGATAATAAATGTCAATGATTAAAGGCGGTTTTTTTGTCTAAAGTAATTTCAATAACCAATCAAAAAGGCGGCGTGGCGAAAACCACAACAGCTGTGAACCTCGGAGCGTCATTAGCAGCCGCGGAAAAGAAGGTTCTGATAATTGACGCAGACCCCCAGGCAAACGCCACTATAGGGCTCGGGGTTGACTCAGCCCTCGCAAAAAACCTCTACGATATATTTTCCGGAAAATACGCCCCACTTGAAACCATAATAAAATTCGACTATCTGCCGGTCTTCCACCTCATACCTTCTTCACAGCACCTATCGGCGATGGAAGTCGAATTGGCCGGGGAAAACGACAGGAACGATTTTCTGAAAGAGGCTTTGAAAGAACTAAGGGACATTTACGACTACATAATACTCGACACCCCTCCGACCCTCGGTATTTTGACAGTCAACGCCCTTGCCGCCGCCGACAGCATTTTAATAACAATGCAGCCGGAATTTTACGCTTTAGACGGATTGAGCAAATTGATGAGGACTTACCAGCTCATCAACCGCGAGCTCAACCCTTCGCTGGCTATAGAAGGCATTATTTTCACCCTCGTCGACCCGAGGTTGAAACTGGTCAAAGAAATAATGGACGAGGTAAGGGAACATTTCCCGGAACTCGTGTTTTCAACCTATGTTGCGAGAAACATAAGGCTCGCGGAAGCTCCGAGTTTCGGCAAACCGATTCTCCTGTACGACGCCGAATCTACAGGGGCTAAAAACTATGTCTCTCTCGCTTTGGAGTTTTTAAAAAGAGAAAGGCTTGAATATGAAAAAAAGACTTGGTAAAGGTTTTGACGCCCTTATAGGATCCGCAACTTCTCTCAAGACTTCAGAAGACGAACTCGTCGAGTTAGACGTAAACATTTTAAAAAAAGGAAAGTTTCAGCCCCGGACTTATTTCGACGACGAAGCTCTTGAAGAACTTTCAAAGTCAATAAAAACGGACGGTATAATCGAGCCTCTCATTGTGCGTCATTCATCCGACGGCGCTTACGAGATAATATGCGGCGAGAGAAGATTTGAAGCCGCGAAAAAAATTGGCTTGAAAAAAGTACCGGCAATCGTGAAAGACGTCCCGGATTTGAAGGCGCTTGAAATATCGATGATTGAAAACCTCCAGAGAGAGAACCTCAATCCAATCGAAGAAGCAGAGGGCTACCACATAATGGCTAACAAATTTCACCTAAGCCAGCAAGACATATCTCAAAGAGTCGGCAAGAGCAGGTCTACTGTTGCAAACTCAATGCGGCTCCTCGATCTTCCGGAAGAGGTCAAACTGCTCGTCAGAAAATCCGGCATATCAGCAGGTCACGCGAGGACGATTCTTTCTCTTAAAGAGAAAAAACTCATGATAGTGGCGGCTCAGAGGATAGTCGATAAGAATCTCTCCGTGCGAGACACAGAAAACTACGTCGAGGAAATAAAGAGAACCCATAAACCTATCAAGAAACAGAAAAAAATTCACTCAAACCCTGAAATATCTTCCATCGAGAGCAAAATGTCCGAAAAAATCGGCAACCCCGTGAAGATAAAAATGTCGGGTAAAAAAGGGCGTATTGTAATAGAATTTTTTTCACACGAAGAACTCAACCAAATAATGGAAAAGTTCGGCGTCACCGAACTTTCATAGCATATTGTCAGGAGGGCTAATGAAAAAAACCGAAGAACGACTTAAAGAATTTTGCGAGATCCCTGGTCCAACCGGTATGGAATCCGCCGTGGCGAAAATGTTCATTGAAAAAGCGAGCTCTTTCTCCGACGAAACATACATTGACCACATTGGGAACGCAGTTGCCGTGAAAAAAGGTAAAGGTAAAAAGAAAATTATGGCCGCCGCCCACATGGACGAAGTGGGGTTAATCGTGACGAAAATACTCAAAGGCGGATTTCTCCGAGTCTATCAAGTAGGAGGGGTTGACAGATCCATTCTGCTGGGACAGGAAGTTGTAATACATTCTTCCGAAGGTGAAATCGAGGGCTTCATAGGCTCCAAGCCGCCTCATCTGATGTCCGGGGAAGAGACCAAAAAGCCACACACATGGGAATCCCTGTTCGTAGACACCGGCTTGGATGAAAAGGAGATACTGTCTAAAATATCGGTTGGTGATTTCATTTCCTACAAAGCGAAAAGCGTCAAGCTACTCTCAGATAATTTTTCATCCAAATCCATCGACAACAGATTCGGCGTCGCCGTTTTGGTGATGGCTCTCGAAAGGCTTTACAGGACTGAAACCGACTGGAGCTTTTACGCGGTAGGTACTGTTCAGGAAGAATGGACAGGGTTGGGCGCGAAGAGCTCTGCTAATATTATTAACCCGGACGTTGCCGTCGCGCTCGACGTCACGCACGGGAACCTGCCGGGTTTAAAGGATTCCGAGACTTTCAATCTCGGAAAAGGCATAACACTCTCTGTAGGGCCCAACATTCACAGGGGGGTTCTGTCCAAAGCGAAAAAAATATGCGAATACGAAGAAATTCCTTTTTCTTGCGAAATAGCTCCTTACGGAACAGGAACGGACGCCTACACTATACAGCTCGTTAAAAACGGCATCCCCTGCATTGTCGTATCCGCTCCCGTCAGATCAATGCATTCGCCGGTGGAAACCATTTCGGGTAAAGACGTGGAACGTGCGTCAAGACTTCTCTCGTCTCTTGTCAAAGAAATTGAAATTTCCGACCTCGACATAGACATTCCGGAAAAAGAGGAAAAGGAGTAGGCAATGTACCTTGAAAAACTTTCAAATTTATGCGGTGTCGCCGGTTATGAGCACAACGTGAGGAAGTTCATTAAAGACACCGTTTCCAAATACGTGTCTTCCGTGGAAACCGACGCCCTGGGGAATCTCATTTGCTTCGTAAAAGGAAAGGACAAATCGCAGAGGCTGCTCATGGCGGCTCACATGGACGAAGTCGGTTTTATCGTCGAGAGCATAGATAAGGACGGTTTTATCCATTTCACTCCGTCAGGGGGCGTAGACCCTCGAGTGCTTCCGGCGAAAAGAGTCCTCATAGGCGATAAATCGATACCCGGCATTATATGCTGGCCTCCGCCTCATTTGATGAAGAAAAAAAACGACTCAGTTCCCTCTGTTTCAACCCTCGTAATTGACATTGGAGCGGAAAATGAAAAGGCGTCCAAGGCGAAAGTTTCCGTAGGAGACTTTTTGACCTTTGACACAAAGTTTGGTTTTTTGACAAAAGACAGAATAAAGGGAAAAGCTTTCGACGACAGAATAGGCTGTTCTCTTTTGATGGACATACTAAAAAAGAAAGAAGAGTATCCTTTTGACCTTTTCGTCGTATTCACTGTTCAGGAAGAAGTTGGACTCAGAGGCGCAGGTGTCTTGGGCGAGAGACTTGACCCTAAAGCGGCGTTAATTCTCGAAGGAACAGGCGCGGCTGACTTTCCTCCCGACGATGACGAAATCGATCTGCCGCAATACCCCTCTCTCGGCAAAGGACCGGTGGTGACGATTTCAGACCGATCGATTTTCGTCGGAAAGAAAATGCTCGACCTCATAGAGAAGACAGCGAAAGAAAACAAGATCAAGTATCAGTTCAAACAACCGCAGGTCGGAGGCACAGACGCGGGAAGAATTCACGTATCGAGAAAAGGAATTCCGAGCGCGATAATCAGCGTCCCGGCGAGATACATTCATTCGCCTGTTTCTATTTCGTCACTTTCCGACTACAGGGAAACTCTCAAGCTGGTCGAAAGTATTATGCCGGTGATAGCAAAATCATTTTAGAAAAGAGGAGATTAAGATGAGAGATATCGCAGAAAAATTCACCCAGGCTTACGGTCCTTCAGGAAGCGAAAACAAAATTCGCAAGCTGATAGAAGAAGAAGTAAAGCAATACGCCGATGAAATAAGAACGGACAGCCTCGGGAACCTGATAGTACGGAAAAAAGGTCCTGGGAAAAAAATTCTCGTAGCGGCGCACATGGACGAAATCGGAGTTATAGTTAACTATATCGACGAAAGGGGTTTCCTGAGGTTCGCCCCGGTGGGAGGTGTTTATCCTCTCATAGCAGTCGGTCAGAGAGTGGTCTTTGAAGACGGCACCCAGGGAGCGGTCGGAAGCGAGACAAGAGACATAACTCCAGGATCGGTCCCTCCACTTTCGAAAATGTTTATTGACATAGGCGCCAAAGACAAAAAAGACGCCGCGGGAAAGATCGAGATTGGCGCTAAAGCGGGTTTTTCCCAGGCTTTCTCGGTCAATGGACAGAGATGGATATCAAAAGCCATGGACGACAGAATAGCTTGCGCTGTAATCGTCGACGCTCTCAAAAAAATCAAGAAACCCGCAAACGATTTGTATTTCGTCTTCACCGTCCAAGAAGAAGTGGGCTTGAGGGGCGCGAAGACTTCAGCTTACGCGATAGATCCGGACCTCGCAATAGCGGTCGA includes these proteins:
- a CDS encoding O-antigen ligase family protein, producing MIYRIKNILYLFRDFSKETNGEKAQKISFAVFMLLFFAAPLFSKHRPLTSGGIFVCAFIATSCLVIISHFSVLDNIPRSIILSLIFALFCAVSSLFSKEIELSLTQTSYVFSWSAAFLCGFIFRKKRKVILSILIFSATAVLAYSAWQYFVIFPAMKEFFAANQNSLTKAASVISYGRVFSSFRYPNSFAGFILLVSGPIWVMIEKSGKTLKILLSAVWFSLVFFLYLTSSRLALAVGFFATLGALFYFYKKDKRMLFFILIPACIAIFAAGITNKSRTVLPTTEVHDRIATMGTDASSKISTFRGSVMMTLDNPVFGTGPGTFKRNYPRYRPEGQSDVPSSAHNIVLDLSATAGIIPSALFTFVLIMILLESFSTPLLFISFLALVVHSLGDWDFENIGLTLVFFSLAGAYSKPVQLRNSRFFRLAFLALSIPALFFSVRSGWAGFFYEKAHFYFSFGEPDSALLYSRKAIDINPFRTDYYFLGALSSRDLPRAENLFIEAAKRSPNWFEPYYHLGMISLSEKDTSSAFEYFLKANLLFPSSKEIKTILDSTGRHLQDT
- a CDS encoding DUF559 domain-containing protein, which encodes MMTSRNSRVLVAILKNIEDLDIAKNLHWYRIPVESAEKWLSRHWPPYWLAFYQPKIFKGQEFSVRYYAKVLRIERAKRWQLFPQKRVLVNSEKEYDQIRVSKLLELERPIISLRKRRIIFINTTYFKLLNALEINDLYRGSEIEEALWRRLKNSGITAERQELIKVGKKNYFLDFAIYCRNGKIDVEADGDFWHHNSKKARNDNERNNDLSSSGWHVLRFTSEQIFKENGIKCVEKIGQTMEFLGEKNVLKKPARPTITKKLERGK
- a CDS encoding TonB-dependent receptor — protein: MFAAIVRLSAEGALVHGVVKDAADFTPLNAATVFLDGDLVCLTGADGEFSAQNVQSGVHSLRFQRLGYKSLEITISIEQTEAKNLFIFMDCEPIEFSGMTVFGSPDEYHGGIVIGREELERSGSLNVSEAIEDIVGVTVTGQNPGDYANVYLSGPSAGRVGIYIDGIRINDPSSGNFDVSSIPISSVEKIVIIKNPGAGSDPGGQLHIFLKKPNSEENKVRTSAGSFDFYSLQIHALPHVFLKERYLSLDFSCESYNGGYPAEGYPGGAVENNDSRKIGSAVKLFLGDGTPLEISLLSNWRKRGVPGQADGSVMTLSRLSELNLTAWASLTGSLGNISYVAMVSHGMNSRQYLCPQRQAIPGQSDSGYFFPENSKTGSNSTELSLSLSRKFESKLEIVFSGMFKRQDYFFEDLLRESMPRVYAKRYDHSISAKAVFTDFIGESRMRLELEAMPVFTSNESEEDFLMTYSSFLNVFSKPGAVFASGGIGFSHNAYFPNFSQTHTVESAYSAGNPYLEPEKSHTLNLDFDLKKGQNFLFSARAFYSILEDMIVWRRNFKGQYQPQNLGKADGLGCDFYARLDFNRQVFLTSGISLQSVKNRTDKDINCGNYLTYRPVYRFSAAFGFKSENFFSEVEFRQIARRYTREANTDPYGLSRTSLEPYRVTNIYVTRLIDLKKMVLSFSLHLENIFDERYYIVEQMPVEGRTIKTEVSVTW
- a CDS encoding ParA family protein, with the translated sequence MSKVISITNQKGGVAKTTTAVNLGASLAAAEKKVLIIDADPQANATIGLGVDSALAKNLYDIFSGKYAPLETIIKFDYLPVFHLIPSSQHLSAMEVELAGENDRNDFLKEALKELRDIYDYIILDTPPTLGILTVNALAAADSILITMQPEFYALDGLSKLMRTYQLINRELNPSLAIEGIIFTLVDPRLKLVKEIMDEVREHFPELVFSTYVARNIRLAEAPSFGKPILLYDAESTGAKNYVSLALEFLKRERLEYEKKTW
- a CDS encoding ParB/RepB/Spo0J family partition protein; translation: MNMKKRLGKGFDALIGSATSLKTSEDELVELDVNILKKGKFQPRTYFDDEALEELSKSIKTDGIIEPLIVRHSSDGAYEIICGERRFEAAKKIGLKKVPAIVKDVPDLKALEISMIENLQRENLNPIEEAEGYHIMANKFHLSQQDISQRVGKSRSTVANSMRLLDLPEEVKLLVRKSGISAGHARTILSLKEKKLMIVAAQRIVDKNLSVRDTENYVEEIKRTHKPIKKQKKIHSNPEISSIESKMSEKIGNPVKIKMSGKKGRIVIEFFSHEELNQIMEKFGVTELS
- a CDS encoding M42 family peptidase — encoded protein: MKKTEERLKEFCEIPGPTGMESAVAKMFIEKASSFSDETYIDHIGNAVAVKKGKGKKKIMAAAHMDEVGLIVTKILKGGFLRVYQVGGVDRSILLGQEVVIHSSEGEIEGFIGSKPPHLMSGEETKKPHTWESLFVDTGLDEKEILSKISVGDFISYKAKSVKLLSDNFSSKSIDNRFGVAVLVMALERLYRTETDWSFYAVGTVQEEWTGLGAKSSANIINPDVAVALDVTHGNLPGLKDSETFNLGKGITLSVGPNIHRGVLSKAKKICEYEEIPFSCEIAPYGTGTDAYTIQLVKNGIPCIVVSAPVRSMHSPVETISGKDVERASRLLSSLVKEIEISDLDIDIPEKEEKE
- a CDS encoding M42 family metallopeptidase; translated protein: MYLEKLSNLCGVAGYEHNVRKFIKDTVSKYVSSVETDALGNLICFVKGKDKSQRLLMAAHMDEVGFIVESIDKDGFIHFTPSGGVDPRVLPAKRVLIGDKSIPGIICWPPPHLMKKKNDSVPSVSTLVIDIGAENEKASKAKVSVGDFLTFDTKFGFLTKDRIKGKAFDDRIGCSLLMDILKKKEEYPFDLFVVFTVQEEVGLRGAGVLGERLDPKAALILEGTGAADFPPDDDEIDLPQYPSLGKGPVVTISDRSIFVGKKMLDLIEKTAKENKIKYQFKQPQVGGTDAGRIHVSRKGIPSAIISVPARYIHSPVSISSLSDYRETLKLVESIMPVIAKSF
- a CDS encoding M42 family metallopeptidase, which gives rise to MRDIAEKFTQAYGPSGSENKIRKLIEEEVKQYADEIRTDSLGNLIVRKKGPGKKILVAAHMDEIGVIVNYIDERGFLRFAPVGGVYPLIAVGQRVVFEDGTQGAVGSETRDITPGSVPPLSKMFIDIGAKDKKDAAGKIEIGAKAGFSQAFSVNGQRWISKAMDDRIACAVIVDALKKIKKPANDLYFVFTVQEEVGLRGAKTSAYAIDPDLAIAVDVTGTGDTPKGFVMSVELGKGPGLKVMDASIVVTEKMKKFMKSTAEKRNIPFQNEILVYGGTDAGAFHLTKSGIHSGCISIPARYIHSPSEMIDSQDAENASKWLVSICETDAAASGF